A portion of the Streptomyces sp. NBC_01335 genome contains these proteins:
- a CDS encoding IucA/IucC family protein, which produces MQKYPVSPEPAGRPQLPARPELNRAVWDRVTAQLLAKMLGEFAYEEILTPLPQQPPITTDGTGEPYALLLDDGATLAFRARRGVYGSWRVDPASVRETPRPENGDGDDDGNGYGGAPPQGRPFRDPLLFLTRARGLLGLDGATLGHLVRELTSTLASDAHLAHTALGAAELADLGYAELEGHQTGHPWLVANKGRLGFSAGDAARFTPEARAATTLPWIAVSTRIAGYRGVPELATPDRLYARELDPSVRDAFEARLADRGLDPRAYHYLPVHPWQWDEWIVPLYAPAIAADDIVPLHDDGDLRLPQQSIRTFANVGRPERFTVKLPLSILNTLVWRGLPTERTLAAPAVTGWVQGLCDTDPFLRDTCAVILLGEVASVAVEHPLYDRLPEVPYQFKEILGAIWREPLPPRLAAGERARTLASLLHTDPDGRAFTAELVERSGLSPRDWLVRLFAALLPPLLHFLYRYGTVFSPHGENAIVVFDERDVPVRLAIKDFVDDVNISAHPLPEHATMPADVRAVLLTEEPSFLTQFIHSGLFVGVFRYLSPLCDEQLGVPEGEFWSLVRAEVLRHHARFPELKDRFEMFDMLTPEIERLCLNRNRLLVDGYRDRPDRPHAAVHGLVPNPLHIAGSVQE; this is translated from the coding sequence GTGCAGAAATATCCCGTGAGCCCTGAACCGGCGGGGCGCCCGCAGCTCCCGGCCCGCCCGGAACTGAACAGAGCCGTCTGGGACCGGGTCACGGCCCAGCTGCTCGCGAAGATGCTCGGCGAGTTCGCGTACGAGGAGATCCTCACGCCGCTCCCGCAGCAGCCGCCGATCACCACGGACGGCACCGGCGAACCGTACGCCCTGCTCCTCGACGACGGCGCCACCCTCGCCTTCCGGGCCCGCCGCGGGGTGTACGGCAGCTGGCGCGTCGACCCCGCCTCGGTCCGCGAGACACCCCGGCCGGAGAACGGCGACGGGGACGACGACGGTAACGGTTACGGGGGCGCCCCGCCGCAGGGGCGGCCGTTCCGCGATCCGCTGCTCTTCCTCACCCGCGCCCGGGGTCTCCTCGGCCTGGACGGCGCCACCCTCGGACACCTCGTCCGCGAACTCACCAGCACCCTGGCCTCCGACGCGCACCTCGCCCACACCGCGCTCGGCGCGGCCGAACTCGCCGACCTCGGCTACGCCGAGCTCGAAGGCCACCAGACCGGCCACCCCTGGCTCGTCGCCAACAAGGGCCGCCTCGGATTCTCCGCAGGGGACGCCGCCCGCTTCACCCCGGAGGCGCGCGCCGCCACCACCCTGCCGTGGATCGCCGTCAGCACCCGGATCGCCGGCTACCGGGGCGTACCCGAGCTCGCCACCCCCGACCGGCTGTACGCCCGCGAGCTCGACCCCTCCGTACGGGACGCCTTCGAGGCCCGGCTCGCGGACCGCGGGCTCGACCCGCGCGCGTACCACTACCTGCCGGTCCACCCCTGGCAGTGGGACGAGTGGATCGTGCCGCTCTACGCGCCCGCCATCGCCGCGGACGACATCGTCCCCCTGCACGACGACGGCGACCTGCGGCTGCCGCAGCAGTCCATCCGGACCTTCGCCAACGTGGGGCGCCCCGAGCGCTTCACGGTGAAGCTCCCCCTGTCGATCCTCAACACCCTCGTCTGGCGCGGCCTGCCGACCGAGCGCACCCTCGCCGCCCCCGCCGTCACCGGCTGGGTGCAGGGGCTGTGCGACACCGACCCCTTCCTGCGCGACACCTGCGCGGTGATCCTGCTCGGCGAGGTCGCCTCCGTGGCGGTGGAACACCCGCTCTACGACCGGTTGCCCGAAGTGCCCTACCAGTTCAAGGAGATCCTCGGCGCGATCTGGCGCGAGCCGCTGCCGCCGAGGCTGGCGGCGGGGGAGCGGGCCCGCACCCTCGCCTCCCTGCTGCACACCGACCCCGACGGCCGCGCCTTCACCGCCGAACTGGTCGAACGCTCCGGGCTGTCCCCCCGCGACTGGCTGGTCCGCCTCTTCGCCGCCCTGCTCCCGCCGCTCCTGCACTTCCTCTACCGGTACGGGACCGTGTTCTCTCCGCACGGCGAGAACGCCATCGTGGTCTTCGACGAACGGGACGTACCCGTGCGGCTCGCGATCAAGGACTTCGTCGACGACGTCAACATCAGCGCGCACCCGCTGCCCGAGCACGCCACCATGCCCGCGGACGTGCGCGCCGTCCTGCTGACCGAGGAACCCTCCTTCCTCACCCAGTTCATCCATTCCGGGCTCTTCGTCGGCGTCTTCCGCTATCTGTCGCCGCTCTGCGACGAGCAGCTGGGGGTTCCCGAGGGCGAATTCTGGTCACTCGTCCGGGCCGAGGTGCTGCGCCACCACGCCCGGTTTCCCGAGCTCAAGGACCGGTTCGAGATGTTCGACATGCTGACGCCGGAGATCGAGCGCCTCTGTCTCAATCGCAACCGCCTGTTGGTGGACGGTTACCGGGACCGCCCGGACCGCCCGCACGCGGCCGTCCACGGCCTCGTCCCGAATCCGCTGCACATCGCCGGATCCGTCCAGGAGTGA
- a CDS encoding vitamin B12-dependent ribonucleotide reductase yields the protein MTETASGPARSSRTKGAKPSKGLRIERIHTTPGVHPYDEVAWESRDVVMTNWRDGSINFEQRGVEFPDFWSVNAVNIVTSKYFRGAVGTPQRETGLRQLIDRIVTTYRKAGEEHSYFSSPEDAEIFEHELAYALLHQIFSFNSPVWFNVGTPQPQQVSACFILSVDDSMESILDWYKEEGMIFKGGSGAGLNLSRIRSSKELLSSGGNASGPVSFMRGADASAGTIKSGGATRRAAKMVILDVDHPDIENFIETKVKEEEKIRALRDAGFDMDLGGDDITSVQYQNANNSVRVNDEFMKAVESGGTFGLRARMTGEVIEEVEAKSLFRKMAEAAWACADPGIQYDDTINAWHTCPESGRINGSNPCSEYMHLDNTSCNLASLNLMKFLKDDGEGNQSFESERFAKVVELVITAMDISICFADFPTEKIGENTRAFRQLGIGYANLGALLMATGHAYDSDGGRALAGAITSLMTGTSYRRSAELAAVVGPYDGYARNAEPHQRVMQQHADANTKAVHVDDLDSPIWAAATEAWQDVIRLGAKNGFRNAQASVIAPTGTIGLAMSCDTTGLEPDLALVKFKKLVGGGSMQIVNGTVPQALRRLGYQPEQIEAIVAHIAENGNVIDAPALKTDHYEVFDCAMGERSISAMGHVRMMAAIQPWISGALSKTVNLPETATVEDVEEVYFEAWKMGVKALAIYRDNCKVGQPLSAKTKEKEAVTAKAEETIRTAVEKVVEYRPVRKRLPKGRPGITTSFTVGGAEGYMTANSYPDDGLGEVFLKMSKQGSTLAGMMDAFSIAVSVGLQYGVPLETYVSKFTNMRFEPAGMTDDPDVRMAQSIVDYIFRRLALDFLPFETRSALGIHSAEERQRHLDTGSYEPTEEDEDLHTESLAQSAPLHVEPLKAVAAPVEAAEKPAPRTAHTSAELVEMQLGISADAPLCFSCGTKMQRAGSCYICEGCGSTSGCS from the coding sequence ATGACAGAGACGGCGAGCGGCCCGGCACGGAGTTCCCGCACCAAGGGAGCCAAGCCGAGCAAGGGTCTGCGTATCGAGCGCATCCACACCACCCCTGGCGTGCATCCGTACGACGAGGTGGCGTGGGAGTCCCGTGACGTCGTCATGACCAACTGGCGCGACGGCTCGATCAACTTCGAGCAGCGTGGCGTCGAGTTCCCCGACTTCTGGTCGGTGAACGCGGTCAACATCGTCACCAGCAAGTACTTCCGCGGAGCTGTCGGCACGCCGCAGCGCGAGACCGGTCTGCGTCAGCTGATCGACCGGATCGTGACGACGTACCGCAAGGCCGGAGAGGAGCACAGCTACTTCTCCTCTCCCGAGGACGCCGAGATCTTCGAGCACGAGCTGGCGTACGCCCTCCTGCACCAGATCTTCAGCTTCAACTCCCCGGTCTGGTTCAACGTCGGCACCCCCCAGCCGCAGCAGGTCTCCGCCTGCTTCATCCTGTCCGTCGACGACTCCATGGAGTCGATCCTCGACTGGTACAAGGAAGAGGGAATGATCTTCAAGGGCGGTTCCGGCGCAGGCCTGAACCTGTCCCGCATCCGCTCCTCCAAGGAGCTCCTCTCCTCCGGCGGCAACGCCTCCGGCCCGGTCTCCTTCATGCGCGGTGCCGACGCCTCCGCCGGAACCATCAAGTCCGGTGGCGCCACCCGCCGCGCGGCCAAGATGGTCATCCTCGACGTCGACCACCCCGACATCGAGAACTTCATCGAGACCAAGGTGAAGGAGGAGGAGAAGATCCGCGCCCTGCGCGACGCGGGCTTCGACATGGACCTGGGCGGCGACGACATCACGTCCGTCCAGTACCAGAACGCCAACAACTCGGTCCGCGTGAACGACGAGTTCATGAAGGCCGTGGAGTCCGGCGGCACCTTCGGTCTGCGTGCCCGCATGACCGGCGAGGTCATCGAAGAGGTCGAGGCGAAGTCCCTCTTCCGCAAGATGGCCGAGGCGGCCTGGGCCTGCGCCGACCCGGGCATCCAGTACGACGACACCATCAACGCCTGGCACACCTGCCCGGAGTCCGGCCGCATCAACGGCTCGAACCCGTGCAGCGAGTACATGCACCTGGACAACACCTCGTGCAACCTCGCCTCGCTGAACCTCATGAAGTTCCTCAAGGACGACGGCGAGGGCAACCAGTCCTTCGAGTCCGAGCGCTTCGCCAAGGTCGTCGAGCTGGTCATCACCGCGATGGACATCTCGATCTGCTTCGCGGACTTCCCGACGGAGAAGATCGGCGAGAACACCCGCGCCTTCCGCCAGCTCGGCATCGGCTACGCCAATCTCGGTGCCCTGCTGATGGCGACCGGCCACGCGTACGACAGCGACGGCGGCCGCGCGCTCGCCGGCGCCATCACCTCGCTGATGACCGGTACCTCCTACCGCCGCTCCGCCGAGCTCGCCGCGGTCGTCGGCCCGTACGACGGCTACGCCCGCAACGCCGAGCCGCACCAGCGCGTCATGCAGCAGCACGCCGACGCCAACACCAAGGCCGTCCACGTGGACGACCTGGACTCGCCGATCTGGGCCGCCGCCACGGAGGCCTGGCAGGACGTGATCCGCCTCGGCGCGAAGAACGGATTCCGCAACGCCCAGGCGTCCGTCATCGCCCCGACCGGCACCATCGGTCTGGCGATGTCCTGCGACACCACCGGCCTGGAGCCCGACCTCGCCCTGGTCAAGTTCAAGAAGCTGGTCGGCGGCGGCTCGATGCAGATCGTCAACGGCACCGTGCCGCAGGCGCTGCGCCGCCTCGGCTACCAGCCGGAGCAGATCGAGGCGATCGTCGCCCACATCGCGGAGAACGGGAACGTCATCGACGCCCCGGCCCTGAAGACCGACCACTACGAGGTCTTCGACTGCGCCATGGGTGAGCGTTCCATCTCGGCCATGGGCCACGTCCGGATGATGGCGGCCATCCAGCCGTGGATCTCCGGCGCGCTCTCCAAGACCGTGAACCTGCCGGAGACGGCCACGGTCGAGGACGTCGAAGAGGTCTACTTCGAGGCGTGGAAGATGGGCGTCAAGGCGCTCGCCATCTACCGCGACAACTGCAAGGTCGGCCAGCCCCTCTCCGCCAAGACCAAGGAGAAGGAGGCGGTCACCGCCAAGGCCGAGGAGACCATCCGTACCGCGGTCGAGAAGGTCGTCGAGTACCGCCCGGTCCGCAAGCGTCTGCCCAAGGGCCGTCCGGGCATCACCACCTCCTTCACGGTCGGTGGCGCCGAGGGTTACATGACCGCCAACTCCTACCCGGACGACGGTCTCGGCGAGGTCTTCCTGAAGATGTCGAAGCAGGGCTCCACCCTCGCCGGCATGATGGACGCCTTCTCCATCGCCGTCTCGGTCGGTCTGCAGTACGGCGTCCCGCTGGAGACGTACGTCTCGAAGTTCACCAACATGCGCTTCGAGCCGGCCGGCATGACGGACGACCCGGACGTGCGGATGGCGCAGTCGATCGTCGACTACATCTTCCGTCGCCTGGCGCTCGACTTCCTGCCCTTCGAGACCCGCTCGGCCCTCGGCATCCACTCCGCCGAGGAGCGTCAGCGTCACCTCGACACCGGCTCCTACGAGCCGACCGAGGAGGACGAGGACCTGCACACCGAGTCGCTGGCCCAGTCCGCCCCGCTGCACGTGGAGCCGCTGAAGGCCGTCGCCGCCCCGGTGGAGGCAGCCGAGAAGCCGGCGCCGCGGACCGCGCACACCTCGGCCGAACTGGTCGAGATGCAGCTCGGCATCAGCGCCGACGCCCCGCTCTGCTTCTCCTGCGGGACGAAGATGCAGCGCGCCGGTTCCTGCTACATCTGCGAGGGCTGCGGCTCGACCAGCGGTTGCAGCTGA
- a CDS encoding ATP-dependent DNA helicase produces the protein MTKPSLTELLHAAVSAVGGAERPGQAAMAEAVAGAVDDNSHLLVQAGTGTGKSLGYLVPALAHGERVVVATATLALQRQLVERDLPRTVEALHPLLRRRPQYAMLKGRSNYLCLHRLHEGMPQDEEEGLFDQFEAAAPSSKLGQDLLRLRDWSDETESGDRDDLTPGVSDRAWAQVSVSSRECLGASKCAYGAECFAESARERAKLADVVVTNHALLAIDAIEGAPVLPSHEVLIVDEAHELVSRVTGVATGELTPGQVNRAVRRAARLVNEKAADALQTASEGFERVMELALPGRLEEVPEDLDHALMALRDAARTVISALGATRDKSVTDEDAVRKQAMASVESVHAVAERITQHSEWDVVWYERHDRFGASVRVAPLSVSGLLREKLFAERSVVLTSATLKLGGDFNGVGASLGLAPEGTAGEDVPQWKGLDVGSPFDYPKQGILYVARHLATPGREGSRTDMLDELAELMEAAGGRTLGLFSSMRAAQAAAEALRERLEKPILLQGEETLGELIKNFAADPETCLFGTLSLWQGVDVPGASCQLVVMDRIPFPRPDDPLMSARAKAVEQAGGNGFMAVSATHAALLMAQGAGRLVRATGDKGVVAVLDPRLANARYGSYLRASLPDFWYTTDRNQARRSLAAIDAAAKAEGR, from the coding sequence ATGACGAAGCCATCCCTCACCGAGCTCCTCCACGCCGCCGTCTCCGCCGTCGGCGGTGCGGAACGGCCCGGCCAGGCCGCGATGGCCGAGGCCGTCGCCGGGGCCGTGGACGACAACTCCCACCTCCTCGTCCAGGCCGGCACGGGCACGGGCAAGTCCCTCGGCTATCTCGTTCCCGCGCTGGCGCACGGGGAGCGGGTCGTGGTCGCGACGGCCACGCTCGCCCTCCAGCGCCAGCTCGTGGAACGTGACCTGCCGCGCACCGTGGAGGCGCTGCACCCGCTGCTGCGCCGCCGCCCCCAGTACGCGATGCTCAAGGGCCGCTCCAACTACCTCTGCCTGCACCGCCTCCACGAGGGCATGCCGCAGGACGAGGAGGAGGGGCTCTTCGACCAGTTCGAGGCGGCGGCGCCGTCCAGCAAGCTGGGCCAGGACCTGCTCCGGTTGCGGGACTGGTCCGACGAGACCGAGTCCGGCGACCGCGACGACCTGACCCCCGGTGTCTCGGACCGCGCCTGGGCCCAGGTCTCCGTCTCCTCCCGGGAGTGCCTGGGGGCGTCGAAGTGCGCGTACGGCGCCGAGTGCTTCGCGGAGTCCGCCCGGGAGCGGGCGAAGCTGGCCGACGTCGTGGTCACCAACCACGCCCTGCTCGCCATCGACGCCATCGAAGGCGCACCGGTGCTCCCGTCGCACGAGGTGCTCATCGTCGACGAGGCGCACGAGCTGGTCTCTCGGGTCACCGGCGTGGCGACCGGCGAGCTCACGCCAGGCCAGGTCAACCGCGCGGTGCGCCGCGCCGCCAGACTGGTCAACGAGAAGGCGGCCGACGCGCTCCAGACCGCGTCCGAGGGGTTCGAGCGGGTCATGGAGCTGGCCCTGCCCGGCCGGCTCGAAGAGGTCCCGGAGGATCTCGACCACGCGCTGATGGCGCTGCGCGACGCCGCCCGCACGGTGATCTCCGCGCTCGGCGCCACCCGGGACAAGTCCGTCACGGACGAGGACGCGGTGCGCAAGCAGGCGATGGCCTCCGTGGAGTCGGTCCACGCGGTGGCCGAGCGGATCACCCAGCACTCCGAATGGGACGTCGTCTGGTACGAACGGCACGACCGGTTCGGCGCGTCCGTGCGGGTGGCCCCGCTTTCCGTCTCCGGGCTGCTGCGCGAGAAGCTCTTCGCCGAACGCTCGGTGGTGCTCACCTCGGCCACGCTGAAGCTCGGCGGGGACTTCAACGGCGTCGGGGCCTCCCTGGGCCTCGCCCCCGAGGGCACCGCGGGGGAGGACGTCCCGCAGTGGAAGGGGCTCGACGTCGGCTCTCCCTTCGACTACCCGAAGCAGGGAATCCTCTACGTCGCCCGCCACCTGGCCACCCCCGGCCGGGAGGGGTCGCGCACCGACATGCTGGACGAGCTGGCCGAGCTGATGGAGGCAGCGGGCGGGCGCACGCTCGGGCTGTTCTCGTCGATGCGTGCGGCGCAGGCGGCGGCGGAGGCGCTGCGGGAGCGGCTGGAGAAGCCGATCCTGCTCCAGGGGGAGGAAACCCTCGGCGAGCTGATCAAGAACTTCGCTGCCGACCCGGAGACCTGCCTCTTCGGCACCCTGTCGCTCTGGCAGGGCGTCGACGTGCCGGGCGCGAGCTGCCAGCTGGTGGTCATGGACCGCATCCCCTTCCCCCGGCCCGACGACCCGCTGATGAGTGCCCGCGCGAAGGCGGTCGAGCAGGCGGGCGGGAACGGCTTCATGGCGGTCTCCGCCACCCACGCCGCCCTGCTGATGGCGCAGGGTGCGGGCCGGCTCGTCCGGGCCACCGGCGACAAGGGCGTCGTGGCGGTCCTGGACCCCCGTCTCGCGAACGCCCGGTACGGCAGCTACCTGCGGGCCTCGCTGCCCGACTTCTGGTACACCACGGACCGCAACCAGGCCCGCCGGTCCCTGGCGGCGATCGACGCGGCGGCGAAGGCCGAGGGGCGCTGA
- a CDS encoding DUF4937 domain-containing protein: protein MLVKWMRCAVVDRHGFEQGQRQGAGLLDEPGFRGQGGGWSRGRPDVAHVFAFWENRVFYDSYMARTGDGATAGRPGAYRDAQVKLFEYRFDVKTGFEPEFTDADVVRVAHSKVREDRVEHFALMQQRVWNPAMAGSPGMLRGVFGEAPGHEFLVLSMWQSSAERGKYRVQSAERLSERAETETDVLALSGDVVQLEPSWTVA, encoded by the coding sequence GTGCTGGTCAAGTGGATGCGTTGCGCCGTGGTGGACCGTCATGGGTTCGAACAGGGGCAGCGACAGGGGGCGGGGCTGCTCGATGAGCCGGGGTTCCGAGGTCAGGGCGGCGGGTGGAGCCGGGGGCGTCCGGACGTCGCCCACGTCTTCGCGTTCTGGGAGAACCGGGTCTTCTACGACTCCTACATGGCGCGGACGGGCGACGGCGCGACCGCCGGGCGGCCGGGTGCGTACCGCGACGCGCAGGTCAAGCTGTTCGAGTACCGCTTCGACGTGAAGACGGGCTTTGAACCGGAATTCACCGACGCCGATGTCGTCCGCGTGGCCCACAGCAAGGTCCGTGAGGACCGGGTCGAGCACTTCGCGCTCATGCAGCAGCGGGTCTGGAACCCTGCCATGGCGGGATCGCCGGGCATGCTGCGAGGGGTCTTCGGCGAGGCGCCGGGCCACGAGTTCCTGGTGCTCTCCATGTGGCAGTCGAGCGCGGAGCGCGGTAAGTACCGGGTCCAGAGCGCCGAGCGGCTGTCGGAGCGCGCCGAGACCGAGACGGACGTACTGGCGCTGAGCGGGGACGTCGTCCAGCTGGAGCCGTCCTGGACCGTCGCCTGA
- the lexA gene encoding transcriptional repressor LexA: protein MTTSADSATITARDHRSPSRPEPVHAMNDSVTNPDGPEPPRAARSLPGRPPGIRADSSGLTDRQRRVIEVIRDSVQRRGYPPSMREIGQAVGLSSTSSVAHQLMALERKGFLRRDPHRPRAYEVRGSDQPTSQQTDTTGKPAASYVPLVGRIAAGGPILAEESVEDVFPLPRQLVGDGELFVLKVVGDSMIEAAICDGDWVTVRRQPVAENGDIVAAMLEGEATVKRFRREDGHVWLLPHNAAYQPIPGDEATILGKVVAVLRRV, encoded by the coding sequence GTGACCACCAGCGCCGACAGTGCCACGATCACTGCCCGGGACCACCGCTCTCCGAGCCGACCTGAGCCGGTGCATGCAATGAATGACTCTGTCACGAACCCGGACGGGCCGGAGCCCCCCAGGGCCGCACGCTCCTTGCCCGGGCGCCCCCCTGGCATCCGGGCGGACAGCTCGGGCCTCACCGACCGGCAGCGGCGGGTCATCGAGGTCATCCGCGACTCGGTGCAGCGCCGGGGGTACCCACCGTCGATGCGGGAGATCGGGCAGGCCGTGGGCCTGTCCAGCACCTCGTCGGTGGCCCACCAGCTCATGGCCCTGGAGCGCAAGGGTTTCCTGCGCAGAGACCCGCACCGCCCGCGGGCGTACGAAGTCCGGGGTTCGGACCAGCCCACCTCGCAGCAGACGGACACGACCGGCAAGCCCGCCGCCTCGTACGTCCCTCTGGTCGGCCGGATCGCGGCCGGTGGTCCGATCCTCGCCGAGGAGTCGGTGGAGGACGTCTTCCCGCTCCCGCGCCAACTGGTCGGTGACGGCGAGCTGTTCGTGCTGAAGGTCGTCGGAGACTCCATGATCGAAGCCGCGATCTGCGACGGCGACTGGGTCACTGTACGCCGCCAGCCCGTCGCCGAGAACGGCGACATCGTCGCCGCCATGCTGGAGGGCGAGGCCACGGTCAAGCGGTTCCGCCGCGAGGACGGCCATGTGTGGCTGCTCCCGCACAACGCCGCGTACCAGCCGATCCCCGGTGACGAGGCGACCATTCTCGGCAAGGTCGTGGCGGTGCTGCGGCGCGTTTGA
- the nrdR gene encoding transcriptional regulator NrdR, with protein MHCPFCRHPDSRVVDSRTTDDGTSIRRRRQCPDCSRRFTTVETCSLMVVKRSGVTEPFSRTKVISGVRKACQGRPVTEDALAKLGQRVEEAVRATGSAELTTHDVGLAILGPLRELDLVAYLRFASVYRAFDSLEDFEAAIAELRERRLPAGEGGETPEVPAPSVPAH; from the coding sequence ATGCACTGCCCCTTCTGCAGGCACCCCGACAGCAGGGTCGTCGACAGTCGCACGACGGACGACGGCACGTCGATCCGGCGTCGCCGGCAGTGCCCCGACTGCTCCCGCCGGTTCACCACGGTGGAGACCTGCTCGCTCATGGTCGTCAAGCGCAGTGGGGTGACCGAGCCCTTCAGTCGTACCAAGGTCATCTCCGGCGTCCGCAAGGCGTGCCAGGGGCGGCCGGTCACCGAGGACGCTCTCGCCAAGCTCGGCCAGCGGGTCGAGGAGGCGGTGCGCGCCACCGGGAGCGCCGAGCTGACGACCCACGACGTGGGGCTGGCCATACTCGGCCCCCTGCGGGAACTCGACCTCGTCGCGTACCTGCGCTTCGCGTCCGTGTACCGGGCGTTCGACTCGCTCGAAGACTTCGAGGCCGCCATCGCGGAACTGCGCGAACGGCGGCTTCCCGCCGGAGAGGGCGGGGAGACCCCTGAGGTCCCCGCTCCCTCCGTTCCCGCCCACTAG
- a CDS encoding histidine phosphatase family protein, protein MARPQRIVLVRHGESEGNVDDTVYEREPDHALRLTHTGLQQAEATGFRLRELFGDERVSVYVSPYRRTHETFRALGLDLTRVRVREEPRLREQDWGNWQDREDVRLQRAYRDAYGHFFYRFAQGESGADVYDRVDAFLESLHRSFEDPDHPPNVLLVTHGLTMRLFCMRWLHWSVAEFESLSNPGNGETRMLLLGPDNRYTLDRPFARWRTPEPYGITG, encoded by the coding sequence ATGGCACGACCGCAGCGCATCGTCCTCGTACGGCACGGAGAGTCCGAGGGCAATGTGGACGACACGGTGTACGAGCGTGAACCCGACCACGCCCTGCGACTGACGCACACCGGGCTCCAGCAGGCGGAGGCGACGGGTTTCCGGCTGCGCGAGTTGTTCGGCGACGAGCGGGTGAGCGTGTACGTCTCCCCCTACCGCCGCACCCACGAGACGTTCCGGGCGCTCGGGCTCGACCTCACCCGGGTACGGGTGCGCGAAGAACCCCGGCTGCGCGAGCAGGACTGGGGAAACTGGCAGGACCGGGAGGACGTGCGGCTCCAGAGGGCGTACCGGGACGCCTACGGGCACTTCTTCTACCGCTTCGCGCAGGGCGAGTCCGGAGCCGATGTCTACGACCGTGTCGACGCCTTCCTGGAGAGCCTGCACCGGAGTTTCGAGGACCCCGACCACCCGCCGAACGTGCTGCTCGTGACGCACGGGCTCACGATGAGACTGTTCTGCATGCGCTGGCTGCACTGGTCGGTCGCCGAGTTCGAGTCGCTGTCCAACCCGGGCAACGGCGAGACCCGGATGCTGCTGCTCGGACCCGACAACCGCTACACCCTCGACCGCCCGTTCGCGCGCTGGCGGACCCCGGAGCCGTACGGCATCACTGGATAG
- a CDS encoding ADP-ribosylglycohydrolase family protein, producing the protein MISYSSATFERRYERTLASLRGLSVGDALGSQFFVPVNLPLLRSRTLPPGPWQWTDDTEMACSVVAVLAEHGRIDQDALAHSFAERHDFDRGYGPAVNRMLRLVREGGDWQELAAGLFQGQGSWGNGSAMRIAPLGAWYAGDPEQATHQAEISSYTTHQHREAVTGAMAVAAAAALAASPGGSPPPEELLDTVIALLPRSAVVAGLRRAKDMLDYEDPTTVAAVLGNGRRTSAQDTVPFALWSAARSLGSYEEAFWVTAQAGGDVDTTCAIVGGIVAAGQAGAPPAGWLAQTEEPPAWVPAEPRL; encoded by the coding sequence ATGATCTCTTACTCCTCCGCAACCTTCGAACGTCGCTACGAACGCACCCTCGCCAGCCTGCGCGGTCTCTCCGTCGGAGACGCCCTGGGCTCCCAGTTCTTCGTCCCCGTGAACCTCCCGCTGCTGCGGAGCCGCACGCTGCCGCCCGGGCCCTGGCAGTGGACCGACGACACCGAAATGGCCTGCTCGGTGGTGGCCGTGCTCGCCGAGCACGGGCGCATCGACCAGGACGCGCTCGCGCACTCCTTCGCCGAGCGCCACGACTTCGACCGCGGCTACGGCCCCGCGGTGAACCGGATGCTCCGGCTCGTGCGCGAGGGTGGCGACTGGCAGGAACTGGCCGCCGGGCTGTTCCAGGGCCAGGGGTCCTGGGGCAACGGTTCCGCCATGCGCATCGCCCCGCTCGGCGCCTGGTACGCCGGCGATCCCGAGCAGGCCACCCACCAGGCCGAGATCTCCTCCTACACCACCCACCAGCACCGTGAGGCGGTCACCGGAGCGATGGCCGTGGCCGCCGCGGCGGCGCTCGCCGCCTCCCCCGGAGGATCGCCCCCGCCGGAGGAGCTGCTCGACACGGTGATCGCCCTGCTGCCGCGCAGCGCGGTGGTGGCCGGGCTCCGGCGCGCGAAGGACATGCTCGACTACGAGGACCCCACGACGGTCGCCGCGGTCCTCGGCAACGGCCGCCGCACCAGCGCCCAGGACACCGTCCCCTTCGCCCTCTGGTCGGCGGCCCGCTCCCTCGGCTCGTACGAGGAGGCGTTCTGGGTGACCGCCCAGGCGGGTGGCGACGTCGACACCACCTGCGCCATCGTCGGCGGAATCGTCGCGGCGGGCCAGGCCGGCGCCCCGCCCGCCGGATGGCTGGCACAGACCGAGGAACCGCCCGCCTGGGTGCCCGCCGAACCGCGCCTCTGA
- a CDS encoding TerD family protein has translation MSTPNSTPNKDIEKVEVRIKWDPSELGEPPNDLDIIAGTYVADAPFGDPDYLVHFDSRSPDGTITLNRDSRNGQGFGFDEVMTLELDRLAERYVRVVVGVAIQQRDGRKTFGAVVHTGVQIREGYTELAEDDFSRVASATAAVVAEFTRDGSGLWTFHSVLRGFDGDPGTFAAEMGKAAPSA, from the coding sequence ATGAGCACCCCCAACAGCACTCCCAACAAGGACATCGAGAAGGTCGAAGTACGGATCAAGTGGGACCCCAGCGAGCTCGGTGAACCGCCCAACGACCTGGACATCATCGCGGGCACGTACGTCGCCGACGCCCCGTTCGGCGACCCCGACTACCTCGTGCACTTCGACAGCCGCTCCCCCGATGGCACCATCACCCTCAACCGGGACAGCAGGAACGGCCAGGGGTTCGGGTTCGACGAGGTGATGACCCTGGAACTCGACCGGCTCGCTGAGCGGTACGTACGGGTCGTCGTCGGCGTGGCGATCCAGCAGCGCGACGGCCGCAAGACGTTCGGGGCGGTGGTCCACACCGGCGTGCAGATCCGCGAGGGCTACACCGAGCTGGCCGAGGACGACTTCTCGCGCGTCGCCTCGGCGACAGCGGCGGTCGTGGCCGAGTTCACCCGGGACGGCTCGGGCCTCTGGACCTTCCACTCGGTGCTCCGGGGCTTCGACGGCGACCCGGGCACCTTCGCCGCCGAGATGGGCAAGGCCGCGCCCTCGGCGTGA